The Coccinella septempunctata chromosome 6, icCocSept1.1, whole genome shotgun sequence genome segment GTTGCGTGGGTGGGTGGCGTGGGTGGGTGACGTGGGTGGGTGGCGTGGGTTGGTGGCGTGGGTTGGTGGCGTGGGTTGGTGGCGTGGGTGGGTGGCGTGGGTGGGTGGCGTGGGTGGGtggcgtgggtgggaggcgtgTGTTGGGTTGCGTGGGTTGGGATGCGTGGGTGGAGGCGTGGGTTGGGTTGCGTGGGTGGGTGGCGTGGGTTGGTGGCGTGGGTGGGTGGCGTGGGTGGGtggcgtgggtgggaggcgtgggtgggaggcgtgTGTTGGGTTGCGTGGGTGGGGATGCGTGGGCTGGGATGCGTGGGTTGGAGTGCGTGGGTGGAAGGCGTGATTTTGGTTGCGTGTGTGCACGGTCCCTGAGATATCGACTTTAATTTTGAGGAGGGGGTTTT includes the following:
- the LOC123316049 gene encoding extensin-like — translated: TVHTRNQNHAFHPRTPTHASQPTHPHPRNPTHASHPRLPPTPPTHATHPRHQPTPPTHATQPTPPPTHPNPRNPTHASHPRHPPTPPTHATHPRHQPTPPTHATNPRHPPTSPTHATHPRNLTHATSPTHPTYASQPTPPTPPTHASHLRLTPTHPNPRNPTHAFCPRFPTHDL